The region TAACCAATGTGTTTATTAGTGCATACAGGAATAGCGGGGGCACGGATATCCTCCTCCAGATCAGAATCCATATCGTCGCTGTCCTCGTCATCTTCTCTGTCTTTCACAACTGAATCTGCTGGTCCGATATCGGGAGGTGAAATACCCCCTGACTGGAGGTGTTGGGTGAGATTGATGCACTGCCAGTCCTCCAAACTGTGATATCCCTGGTCCTGATCAGGGGTGGGTAGATATTTATCCTGGGTGTTGCCTGAAATGTCTGGTTTCGGAACAAGAAGAGAAAGAGGATGACAAGGTTGGGAATCGGGGTCAGTCCCCGGAAGCTCCACCACACTGCTCTGGTGGTCTGACAACAGGTGGTGGTCAGGAGATAGGTCTTTATTGTGTCCATCATGCCAGGCAGGATCGGACTCTCTCAGAAGAGCAGGATCAGTAAGGTCAGAGACCTTCTTGGCATCCCCGCTGGGCACATCCTGGTTCTGCTGCAGGAACCACAGCCTCATATTACGGATATGTTCAATTTCAACTTTGGACTTCGAGGGGTTGTCAAGAACATCTTTATCCTGAAGACTGGCATCACTGCCCAGGTCAATCCAAGTGAAGACTCCGGGTGACCCGGGGTTAAAGATGCAGGAGACCATGTCCAGAGGAGACTGCCGGGTCCCATCACCCAGTCCCATCTCATTAGTGTCAGAGGACCTGCTGCAGcactcatcatcatcctcatcttcctcatgctccttccaGGTGCCCAGGCCGGGCTCCCACAGCGCCTGCACCTTGGTGTGCCAGCTGCCCAGCTCCTCCCAGGTCTCCTGCTCCTTGCTGGAGGACACATAACCCGTCCATGGGTGCATCATCTCCAGGTCTGCCTTCATGGTAGGAGACAGCAGCTCCTTCCAGGGTCCCAGCTCCTCCAGCCCCTCCCAGGGCCCCGGCCGTAGCCCGAGAGCCTCCAGCACCTCGGGTAACTCGTCCGGCCCCACCGACCGGTGCAGCAGCCAGGCAGAcggcaggaaggagaagaaggaggggaGTCCCATCAGGTAAGACCAAGCCGCCCCCAGCAGCTGGAACACACGGAGCTGCAGTAGGCCGTGCAGGAGGCGGCCTAGCAGGGCCCGGAGCCCCGGGGAGGACGGGGAATCCCTGTCGGCACACATTAGGCCTCACTTGTACAGCTCCGAGGTGCCGTAGGACAGAAAACCGCCGCCATTAGGCTCTCCGGTAACGATGACGGCGCCGGCCCGAGCTCAGACACCGGCGTCTGCCTGACAGCTGGAGAAGCTGCGAAGGGAGAGAGCGTAAGAGAGGGCGGGGCTTCTGACGTAACGTAACTGCGTGTCACGGCTATGTGGGCGGGGGAAGCGTCAGAGCTCGTGCGCATGCGTCTCCTGGAGAGCGTGAGGCagttttgaaaaaagaaaaaaaaaaaaagcattgagcGGGAAGATCTACCAGAGCCGCAGAgatggggaaggagagagggctGAGGGCTTCCATTACAGCGGGTGTGCTAGTGTGGGTATATGACTGTATGgggggcttcacacgagcgtaggcgtgaCTATGCTTGCCTCAGTGAACGAGGTTGGATGAGGTAGATACGCGCTCGTAtcagcgcatattactgtaccttttgcgcaTGCAGAGCCATCTCACACACGGGACACAGCCCTTCGGtgttttaaaaggctatttagcctaatgaggtagagatatgttctttttttcacggagTAGCGTATTTGCGGAGTGCACATTTCTGcacatcccatagacttctgtagggCCTCAggggcgcaaatgtgcacaaaaatagagcatgctgtttttttccacatatgcaaaaaaagagaatgagcccactgaaatctatgggttctattctttacaTATCGTGTGCGCACATACGTCCGTCTGAAGGTGCAGCTGGCCAAGGATATTTAGTTACATTTCATACTCTTGCTATTTAGTACACCCACTACCCATTATAAAATAGTAGCCGGCTCTAGGCTTCATTCATATTTATGGATCCATTCAGACGGCGATACTTGGTCAGAATTTGTAAATCAAAAACAGGTCCTAAACCAGGTTGAAATGGTAGAGCTggatggtcatcgggtccagccccctgttcaatgcaggattcactaaaccagGGGGCCACAGCATACAGCCTGGGGGCCATAATGCTATTCTGCACGGTCCAATCATCTAGACAGAACTGGTTATGCGTGGCTGcccacatgtagtttccatgtcgggGTGATgagtggcacatagcagggcaacagttGCAGAAGACGGCAAGAAAAGATTCAGCATCCATAAAATCACAGTTTTAggccggcgccccccagagaccccaatacttacctccggatccgacGTCCtccgtcccgcatgatgcttcggcgcgcatgcgcaatagagtggGTGACGCgccgggcgtgtcatatgacacgcccacaacgtcatatgacacgcctggcggtgggcggggaagcggtttcacgctatcttccgctgtagcactgcaatggaagccggccgcgcgtacacccgcagcaaatagagcatgccgcgagtgaggacgggagatttcactgtgtggaattccgcaccgtgagcattgagctattaggttcaatagaacctaatagcagggggcaacgcagcggaaatccatccatgggaaggagcccttattcaGATATATTAAAATCCCACCCGGAAGGATATATAATGGCACGACAGCTCTTAGTCTTAGCTTGTAAACGCATCAGTTGTCGTGCCATTGTATttccttcctgttgggattttatAATCTGTCTCAATAAAGACAAgattttatggatgctggatTCTTTTCTTGCTGTCTTCTGCAATTGATTCTAATCAAGTCCGTGTGTCCTGCTGGTGAGCTGTTACATTTTCTTTAAAGCAGGGCAACAGAAATGGaaaagtattaggctgggttcacacagggcggatttgctgctgttttgccgcggtttttccgttgcggttttgccgcagaagaaatgcttctgcggcaaaaccgcttcaaaggttaattttggcttgcggattttcttgcggaaaaatccacaagcgttttttactttttgatgcggattttgctgcgtccatagaggtctatggacaaaaaagcgctgcggaaaagacagaagaatggacatgctgcatctttgaaaaccgcggcTGTGCgtaaaaaatccgccctgtgagaacagcttttttgcaaaactcatttgcacggcattgcactgcaaactcagtggttttgccgcagtgcggatatgcaacagcaatccgtggcaaaaccacagcaaatccgccctgtgtgaacccaggcttaaaggggttgtcctgcggaagcaagtggggttatacacttctgtatggccatattaatgcactttgtaatgtacatcgtgcattaaatatgagccatacagaagttattcacttacctgctccggtgctggcgtccttgtcgccatggcgccgactaacgcggtcttctccttcctttggacgcacttgcgctgtgcggtcttctgctttgttcaatggagccgctccggcgtgcttgcgccagagagctggtctgcgcatgtcaAGGATAGATGGAGAGAATacacagaggaactatatgcccaCAACCATCTACCTGGATCATTGTATGATGTGGAGCCTGTGAACTTGGAACCCTCCATTACGGAGTCAGAAGTTGTTATGGCAATTAAATAACTAGCCAAAAGTAAGCCATCATGAATAGATTACATATCggtagagctattgctgccagtaccagtgaaaaccgtCACGGTGCTGTGTCAGGATGTATAGGTActcacacaatggccacaggactggaaaaagatctgtcttcatccctctgccAATGAAAGGCGACTTCCAGAATTAcaccaactaccgaacaatagtccTCATTCCACTTGCAAGCAATATccttcttaaccccttcatgacgcggccgttttgtttttttttccattttcatttttcctccccccccttaaaaaaatcataactcctttatttatccattgacgtcgctgtatgagggcttgtttttggcgggacgagttgtatttttagatgttgcaatttaatgtaccatataatgtactgaaaaactttaacaaaattctaagtggagtaaaatgaaaaaatgacattccgccatctttcagtgcgtcttgtttctacagcgcacaaactgcaacaaaaatgacataactttgttctatgggtcaatacgattgctacggtaccaaacttgtatagttttttttttttactgtactactctcttttttttcagacatttaattcttttcaattattttctgcggtcatcttctacgcgcaatagcttttttatttttccgtcgacgtagttcagtgatggctcattttttgcgggatgtcctgtagtttccgttagtactaattcggaatacatacgactttttgatcgcttttttatttagttttttctgggagacaggatgactgaaaaagtgcatttctggcgttctttattttttttttcagacgacgttcaccgtgcggggtaaataatgtgctgctttgatagatcggacttttacggacgcggcgataccaaatatgtatttttattttattatttagactttttaattatagatatggcaaaaggggggaatttaaactattacttttttttttacaattaaaaaaactttattgctctttttaaactttacttttaagtacCCCTGGGGGACtgcaatatgcgatactttgattgctcctgcagtatgacataatactatagcattacgtcatactgcattctgacaggcagcctatcaagccacccaacggagatggcttgataggcagtctctcaaggcagccctggggctttcagaaggccccggcagccatgacacctgcacggctcccccaatctcactgcgggggagccgtacgggacccccaagcAGCGTTCGgggctttaaatgctgctgtcagaattgacaacggcatttaaagggttaatagccgcgaacggccaaacacggctattgcccgcgggtgtcaactgtagtaaacagctgacacccgtgctgtatgcagagaggtcgccccgcgacctctctgcacaCATAcctcgacgctccaggacgtaaatgtatgtcctggagcgggaaggggttaaaatcatacAGAAAAGACAGATCAATAGTCGAAGCAGGACTCCCTGATGCGCAGGTAGGATTCCGGTGAGGATGTGACACCCGAAAGTATATTGCAAACCTGTGCTGaatcatggaaaaagcttgagaatatgaAAAGAATATCTTCAAATGTTTAATCAACTACaccaaggcctttgactgtgttgaccgtgacaagctatggcagggcctacaagagctgggtgtatcgGCATAtgtagtcaagctgataaaatcattttataccaatcaagaagccacagtGAGAACACTGTATGAGGACACAGACTGGCTTGGGATCGACAAAGGCTTCCGACAGGGCTGCACCCTCTCACTCTTCTTGTTTAAGCTATATGCGGAAGTCATCATGCGgtaaatggacctagacgaattggaaaccgGGTGAAATTAGGTGGCAGAAACTTCAGAATCTTTGTTtcgtggatgacacaactctgcttgcagaagcaggtctgaggcagttgatatgtaagattaaaactgaaagtgaaaaactgGCCTCTAAATTTACAGACCAGAATtatgactgcaaaaaatggccaaattcaaatcaagaTTGACAACgaggtcatagaatgcatgcGAAACTTCATCTTCCTGGGTTTGAAAATTGATTAGGATGTAGAGTCTATGCCAAAGATAAAATGTAAGTATTGGGGTGAAgcgtgatgctaaacatggacaaaacctggaaaagtagggatatcggcaggGCAACTAAACGcagaatagtgcaaaccaccgttttctccatagccatgtatgaatgaaagctggactgcgaaaaaagctgctAGATGCAttcgagctgtggtgctggtaaaAGCAGCTGCTTATACCCTGGACGgcgagtaacaaacagagaagtcctgaatcgtataagacccaatatatcactggaggccaagatgaccgggctcaggctcatggaggacaagatcaATGGGCTCAGGTTCATGGATTTTGgctatgtaatgcgagcagagtcgctagaaaaatctagaaTGGTTAGACAGATCAGTGGCGAAAGAAGACTTGGCCATCAAAGAACATGATAGCTTGATACTCGCATGGATATCAGacaactaaaagaagcagtgcaaaatcgAAAAACATGCAGGGAGCTCccctttagggtcactgaggaTCATGAAGAGTAAACGGCTAACAGTAACAACTAAATGTGCACCATGTAGCCAGTGGCGTATAAAGGGGCATGCAGCAGGTACGGGCCGCCCTGGGTGCCACGCTTCCTCGCTAAAGTATATGAGCTACAGTGGCGGAACTGGCTGCTAGAGAAGTAGCAGCAGCACTACAGCCAGCAGGGAAAGATGTTCTAGCAGGAGCAAGTGGTGCAGACTGACCCTGGCAAAGCCAACCAGCTGCCCAACGCCAATCAGCTTCGATACAGCCAACTGCCGTGCACCATATGGAGCTACACCCACGTGTGGTGCAGCGGCGGCAGCCTGGAGACTCTGCAGGGGCTGGGAGTGTTGTGGATGCATCTGGATGGAGTCAGGATCCAGATAGAGACCATCACCCCGAAGATCTGAGCCTTCTACAACTTGCTGAGCAAGGTCAAGAGGGAGAGGGACGAGTACCACAGAAAGTAAGTTCCCCCTATCTGCTCCTCCTGTCAGCCCCTGTGGAGAGGAGCAGGTGTACAGGAATGTGTATGGATACAGGGACGGCTATAGAGGTGACAGCTGGGAACAGGAGCCCAAGGTGCAGCGCAGAAGCCCCCAGTGCTATATGGGCAATATGTGGTGGGATGACATAGGCTCTATATGTCACTATGTGTTGCCTTGTGGGCTAAAGCTACAAGAAGTGCAATGCATGTGGACGCTGTCAGTATGGAGGTATACCTGTAGTCTATACAATACTCTGTGTACTGTTTATGTATGCAGTATTGGACCGGTCGATATACActgtgtaacatatatatatatatatatatatatatatatatatatatatacacacacatacgggTGCTATCAGTATAGAGGTGCATAAAATATGGTTTTATACGCCTCCATACTAGTTTTGGCCCAGTGTATATACCCTTTATTTGTATACAGTGTTGGGATGGTCTTTATACCTTGTGTTATATATATGGGTGCTGTCAGTAAGTAGGTGTATTTATAATGTATGTGTATACAGTGTTAAGCTAATATGTATATACGCTGTCATATATATGGTTGCTGTCAGCattggtgtgtgtgtatatctatctcTGTCTAATTGTTGGGTCAGTCTGTAAGTCTTGAGTAATGTATATGGATGATGTCAGTGTGGAT is a window of Eleutherodactylus coqui strain aEleCoq1 chromosome 4, aEleCoq1.hap1, whole genome shotgun sequence DNA encoding:
- the PPP1R15B gene encoding protein phosphatase 1 regulatory subunit 15B, translating into MCADRDSPSSPGLRALLGRLLHGLLQLRVFQLLGAAWSYLMGLPSFFSFLPSAWLLHRSVGPDELPEVLEALGLRPGPWEGLEELGPWKELLSPTMKADLEMMHPWTGYVSSSKEQETWEELGSWHTKVQALWEPGLGTWKEHEEDEDDDECCSRSSDTNEMGLGDGTRQSPLDMVSCIFNPGSPGVFTWIDLGSDASLQDKDVLDNPSKSKVEIEHIRNMRLWFLQQNQDVPSGDAKKVSDLTDPALLRESDPAWHDGHNKDLSPDHHLLSDHQSSVVELPGTDPDSQPCHPLSLLVPKPDISGNTQDKYLPTPDQDQGYHSLEDWQCINLTQHLQSGGISPPDIGPADSVVKDREDDEDSDDMDSDLEEDIRAPAIPVCTNKHIGYILGTVVSDEEEDPGSSCEQGDDGFDSEGSVSASESDIPVPEEGVLWTSFCSADPYNPQNFTASLQTGPVAEVSSHLEEQDAVSSDDEESWCDSDAVSDSDSEEEYSADEQENLKLWNGFLKSEDPYNPLFFTASVQTFEQKRQNSDAATKLLELVCTSPSSCELTVRAHPNDSWPLRVSEKRCGSEEQRANAGHKKVTFYEKITIYYVCNEERKGHWEEYARDRCRFQRRIRETEAMIGHCFTPDHRQRVWNRMQEIWDS